Sequence from the Candidatus Nezhaarchaeota archaeon genome:
AGAAAGGTGTTGAGATGGCCAGGAAGAACGGCGTTAAGTGCATTCAGCTCGACGTGGACGAGGAGGACTTGCCATTCGAAGACAACTTCTTCGACGCCGTCTTCGCAGGAGAATTAATAGAGCACCTATATGACCCAGACCACTTCCTAGAAGAAGTTTACAGGGTTTTGAAACCTGAAGGTTTGTTCGTTCTGACAACACCGAACCTGGCCTCCATACACAATAGGATTGCCCTGCTATTGGGTTATCAACCACATCAATTGAGGGTGAGTCTACGTTACCCCCTTGGACACTTTATTCACCCTGGATGGGGAGGCCATGAGCATGTTAGGGCGATGACGCTTAGAGGGCTTTTAGAGCTTCTAAAGGTTCATAAATTTACGGTAATTCACATAGGAGCTTCTGGGATGTCCTTTCCTAAAGACTTTAGGTTTCCGGGCCTAAAACTGATTAAATCTTTAGATAGAGTGGTAGGAAGGTTATTTCCGTCCTTAGGATACCATTCAATCATCGAAGCTAGGAAAGCAGATAAGAGGAGA
This genomic interval carries:
- a CDS encoding class I SAM-dependent methyltransferase, whose protein sequence is MKAKKRYSERFVGITPRELDELEDRHRKVLEIFSKYKLRRILDVGCGDGNFTTLIAKACGAEEVYGVEISEKGVEMARKNGVKCIQLDVDEEDLPFEDNFFDAVFAGELIEHLYDPDHFLEEVYRVLKPEGLFVLTTPNLASIHNRIALLLGYQPHQLRVSLRYPLGHFIHPGWGGHEHVRAMTLRGLLELLKVHKFTVIHIGASGMSFPKDFRFPGLKLIKSLDRVVGRLFPSLGYHSIIEARKADKRR